A window of the Pongo abelii isolate AG06213 chromosome 10, NHGRI_mPonAbe1-v2.0_pri, whole genome shotgun sequence genome harbors these coding sequences:
- the LOC100936596 gene encoding large ribosomal subunit protein uL11-like — MPPKFDPNEIKVVYLRCTGGDVGATSALAPKIGPLGLSPKKVGDDIAKATGDWKGLRITVKLTIQNRQAQIEVVPSASALIIKALKEPPRDRKKQKNIKHSGNITFDEIVNIARQMRHRSLARELSGTIKEILGTAQSVGCNVDGRHPHDIIDDINSGAVECPAS; from the coding sequence ATGCCGCCGAAGTTCGACCCCAACGAGATCAAAGTCGTATACCTGAGGTGCACAGGAGGTGATGTCGGTGCCACTTCTGCCCTGGCCCCCAAGATCGGCCCCCTgggtctgtctccaaaaaaggttGGTGATGACATTGCCAAGGCAACAGGTGACTGGAAGGGCCTGAGGATTACAGTGAAACTGACCATTCAGAACAGACAGGCCCAGATTGAGGTGgtgccttctgcctctgccctgaTCATCAAAGCCCTCAAGGAACcaccaagagacagaaagaaacagaaaaacattaaacacagTGGGAATATCACTTTTGATGAGATCGTCAACATTGCTCGACAGATGCGGCACCGATCCTTAGCCAGAGAACTCTCTGGAACCATTAAAGAGATCCTGGGGACTGCCCAGTCTGTGGGCTGTAATGTTGATGGCCGCCACCCTCATGACATCATAGATGACATCAATAGTGGTGCTGTGGAATGCCCAGCCAGTTaa